A region of the Acidimicrobiales bacterium genome:
CGCGTCGGCTCCACGCCCGAGATCCTGCCCGCGGTCAGTTACCCCGACCGGACCGAGCCCATCCGCATCGACGTCGTGCGGCGGACACCGCCCGAGAAGGTCTTCGTCGGAACCGACGTGTTCCTGGACTGGTGGGATGGCACGGCCGACGATCTGGGCAAGGCGCTCTCCGAGCACGCCGGGCCCGATCTCCAGTTGGTCATGATCACCAACCGGGGTCAGAAGGTCTACCCCGACGGCGCCCCTGAGACGTTCTGGACCGACCACTGGCGCTGCCGCTTCCAGGCGGTCGATGCCGGGGCACCGGTCACCCACGCGCAGATCATCGCCCTGCTCTCGCGTCTCGACGATGCCGGCTTCCCGTTCATCAAGACAGAAGGCCTGTTCACCTTCGACGGTGAGCCCGGCTTCTCCCTGGGCCAGGGTCAGTAGCCGTCGACCTCGTCTGGTACGTCTCCTACGGGTCGAACCTGTCCCGCGAGCGTTTCCTGACCTACCTGACCGGAGGGCGCCCGCCCGGCCGCACCGAGGGCCAGAGCGGCGCGCGGGATCCGTCGCCGCCGCGTGAGGACCGGCCGCTCGTCATCGCGCACCGCCTCTACTTCGCAGGGGACACGACGGTGTGGGGCGGCGGCGGAGTGGCCTACGTCGACGCGGAGCCTGATGCGAACGCGCGGACGCTCGCCCGGGCGTGGCTCATCACCGAGGAGCAGTTCATCGACGTGTGGGACCAGGAAGGTGAGCGCTACGCCCGGCGCCTGGACCTGGACCCGATCGACGGCCAGCCGGCGGTGACCTTCACGACGCCGGTCGACCTGGCCGACCAGGTGGCACCACCCTCCGACGCCTACGCCGCCACCCTGGTCGTCGGTCTCGTCGAGTCACACGGCATCGGGGAGACCGAAGCGGCCGCCTACGTTGCGGCGGCCGCTGGCGGACACCGTGCCGCCGGGCGTTCACGGCGATAACGTCGCTGGCGGAGGGTTGCCAGAGCGGACGAATGGGGCGGCCTCGAAAGCCGTTGTGGCGCTTGCGTCACCATGGGTTCAAATCCCATACCCTCCGCCACTCACAACCCGAACCATCCGGCAGCAGCGTCGAGGCGCTGACCTTCCACCTATGGAGCTCAGCCATGAAACGCAGTTGTCTCGTGCTCGTACTGGCCCTCGCGATGCTCGGCGTCGCCTGCGGCGGTGGTGATGATGATGATGAAGGGAGCGCATCCGCCGGCGGTGACAGTCCCGCCGAGACCGACTTTCCGCCGCCGACGCTGACCTCGGGCGAGGTGTGCGAGATGATCGGAACCAACGACGTCGTCGCCATCTTCGAAGGCGTAAGCGCCGCATCTCTGCCGCTGACGACCAACACGGGCTGCATGTACTCGGTGTTCGACGGTGAGAACACTGCGGGGGAGGCGACGATCACGTTGCTGAACAACGGTGCTCGGCCCGGCTACGAGGCCCGCGTCGAGTTCTGGTCATCTCGCCGCACCGTCACCCCGATTCCCGACTTCGACGGCGCGGCCTATCAGGGCGACGCGGTACTGGTCGAAGGAGGAAGTGGCCCGGTTGCCATCGTGATGTACCTGGGCGGCAACTGGGTCTGGGAAGTCAACTCGGGTGCGACGGGCGACGCAGCGATCACCGAACGCCTCGCACGAGCCTTTGCAGCACAGGTCTGAGGTCCTGCGCCCGACGACGCAGTGAGCTGTCGGCGCGACGGCCACTCCCACGTCCAGCCAATTCTCAGCGGCGTTGTGCAAAGAACTCCGAGACGAGTGCCGCGCACTGCGACGCCTCTACACCGGCCACCACTTCGAACTCGTGGTTGAGCCGGGGGTCGGCTCCGAGGTTGTAGAGCGAACCGCAGGCTCCGGCCTTCTGGTCCGGAGAGCCGAACACCACCCGCGCGACGCGCGCGAGTAGTGCCGCCCCGGCACACATCGGGCACGGCTCGATGGTCGAGACCAGTACGGCACCGTCGAGGCGCGACGACCCCAGCACGTCCGCCGCCCGCCGCAGCGCGAGGACCTCGGCGTGTGCCGTCGGATCCGATGCCGCCTCCCGCTCGTTGTGCGCCCGGGCCACGATCGCGCCGTCGACGACGACCACCGCGCCGATGGGCACGTCGCCGTGGTCGGGAGCGAGGCGAGCCTCGGCGAGAGCGGCGGTCATCGCCTCGTCATCGGGGAGTTCCTGTGGCACGACGATGATCGTAGGGCCGCGTCGGGCATCCTGTGTCGGTGGCGAACGGGGATCAGCCCAGCGGCATCGATGTGCGGCGCGACGAGGGTGTCACCCTCACGTGGCCCGACGGCTTCGTCGCCGAGTTCGACCTCATGACCCTGCGCCTGGGCTGTCCGTGCGCGACATGTCGGAGCCTGCGCGACCGGGATGAGGACACGTGGCCACGCCCGGGTGGCCCCCAGCCGTTGCGCATCACCGACGCCCGACTCCACGGGGCCTGGGGCCTCAACGTCACCTGGAACGACGGGCACTCGACAGGGATCTACCCGTTCGAGGCCCTGCGCCGGTGGGCCGA
Encoded here:
- a CDS encoding nucleoside deaminase, whose amino-acid sequence is MPQELPDDEAMTAALAEARLAPDHGDVPIGAVVVVDGAIVARAHNEREAASDPTAHAEVLALRRAADVLGSSRLDGAVLVSTIEPCPMCAGAALLARVARVVFGSPDQKAGACGSLYNLGADPRLNHEFEVVAGVEASQCAALVSEFFAQRR
- a CDS encoding DUF971 domain-containing protein, whose amino-acid sequence is MANGDQPSGIDVRRDEGVTLTWPDGFVAEFDLMTLRLGCPCATCRSLRDRDEDTWPRPGGPQPLRITDARLHGAWGLNVTWNDGHSTGIYPFEALRRWAEGGPAFAADSGLGGHEPPADADGAPR